One genomic region from Prevotella sp. Rep29 encodes:
- a CDS encoding DUF5689 domain-containing protein: MKELKYILLTLVCTLFASCMGERYADPEEGEIPYGNLDINAINVITIEQLKQKYATVIANSGMTEITEDVQLLGRVTGNDIGGNIYNEFSLQDETGAILVCINQSGLYGSLPVGQQVLVSLKGLIIGGYGMQPEIGGIYTNTKTGAQSVGRMSRYTWDSHYRLFGKADPEAIKPTTFDISKIADENYIAANCGKLMTIKNVRLKDADGKAVFAPDDGSISLTANAANRAFSGISSSSMVLRTSTYAEFANEVMPQGELSITGIFTRYRNTWQILIRTLDDIEVMPTAIFSETFLEGQGSFSIVNVNMPSELSYIWAHNARYSCMLASAYKDQVNYASESWLISPAIDLSSVKKATLSFSHAANYFGGECKDDCSVWISTNYDSGAPSTATWTELNIDTWPANDFKFVDAVCDITSYTGNKNVRIAFKYTSPQSKAGNWEVKNVVIN; this comes from the coding sequence ATGAAAGAACTGAAATATATTTTACTGACACTCGTCTGCACGCTCTTCGCATCTTGTATGGGCGAGCGCTACGCAGATCCGGAAGAGGGCGAAATCCCCTACGGAAATCTGGATATCAACGCAATCAACGTCATTACGATTGAACAGCTGAAACAGAAATATGCTACGGTCATTGCCAATAGCGGCATGACTGAAATCACCGAAGATGTTCAGTTGCTCGGACGAGTAACAGGAAACGACATCGGCGGAAATATCTATAACGAATTCTCATTGCAAGATGAGACGGGAGCCATCCTCGTGTGCATCAACCAGTCAGGACTCTACGGTTCACTGCCCGTCGGACAGCAGGTGCTCGTTTCTCTGAAAGGACTTATCATCGGCGGATACGGCATGCAGCCGGAAATCGGTGGTATCTACACCAATACGAAAACGGGTGCACAGAGCGTCGGACGCATGAGCCGATACACTTGGGACAGCCATTACAGACTCTTTGGAAAGGCTGACCCGGAAGCAATCAAGCCAACCACCTTCGACATCAGCAAGATTGCCGACGAAAACTATATCGCAGCCAATTGCGGCAAACTGATGACCATCAAGAACGTGAGACTGAAAGACGCTGACGGAAAAGCAGTCTTTGCTCCCGACGACGGTTCCATCTCACTCACGGCGAATGCTGCCAACCGCGCATTCTCCGGCATCAGCTCGAGCAGCATGGTGCTCCGTACAAGCACATACGCCGAGTTTGCCAACGAGGTGATGCCGCAAGGTGAACTTTCCATCACAGGTATCTTCACGCGCTATCGCAACACGTGGCAGATTCTCATCCGCACACTCGACGACATTGAGGTGATGCCGACCGCCATCTTCAGCGAAACGTTCCTGGAAGGACAAGGCTCGTTCTCAATCGTCAACGTCAACATGCCAAGCGAATTGAGTTACATCTGGGCGCACAACGCAAGATATTCGTGCATGTTGGCATCTGCATACAAAGATCAGGTAAACTACGCTTCTGAGAGCTGGCTCATCAGTCCGGCAATCGACCTGAGCAGTGTGAAGAAAGCGACACTCTCTTTCAGTCACGCAGCCAACTACTTCGGCGGCGAATGTAAGGACGATTGCTCCGTATGGATCAGTACCAACTACGACTCTGGAGCGCCAAGCACAGCCACATGGACCGAACTCAACATCGACACATGGCCTGCCAACGACTTCAAGTTTGTTGATGCAGTTTGCGACATCACATCATATACTGGCAATAAGAACGTCCGCATCGCATTCAAATATACCAGTCCTCAGTCCAAAGCAGGAAACTGGGAAGTGAAGAATGTGGTCATCAATTAG
- a CDS encoding type B 50S ribosomal protein L31, whose amino-acid sequence MKKGIHPENYRPVVFRDMSNGDMFLTRSTCKTNETVEFEGETYPMVKVEISSTSHPFYTGKSKLVDTAGRVDRFMNRYGKIKK is encoded by the coding sequence ATGAAAAAAGGTATTCATCCCGAAAACTATCGCCCCGTCGTGTTCCGTGACATGTCCAACGGCGATATGTTCCTTACAAGGTCCACTTGCAAAACAAACGAGACGGTGGAATTTGAAGGCGAAACTTACCCAATGGTAAAAGTAGAAATCTCCAGCACCTCTCATCCGTTCTACACAGGTAAGAGTAAACTTGTCGATACGGCAGGTCGCGTGGATCGCTTCATGAACCGCTACGGTAAGATCAAGAAATAA
- a CDS encoding DNA/RNA non-specific endonuclease: MKTNKILWLLLAGCLTLVACDDDKDDNSGSGTTPAGWTNDNANPQTRVEYGRLEMPRISNDDEHLVLIHKTADYKFDAYGVNYSVEWDCTKKAPRWIAYQMHKGYGGTAGRVSDIFLEDPDLPTSARFPDTNYQYSGSGFDRGHMCASADRQYSLTANLQTFYYTNAYPQYNNFNAGTNYTGEWVKMEDQLRTWTGNLAATDTIYVVKGGTIEEPNVIRYLKDGLIVPKYFFVALLKKTPKGYTPGLGLWFEHTNRILTSVNLAKNAINIRELESLTGIDFFCNLPDPVEEAVETMSLDHVMESWGLSLNNE; the protein is encoded by the coding sequence ATGAAAACAAACAAAATACTGTGGCTACTCCTCGCTGGCTGTCTTACACTCGTTGCTTGCGACGACGACAAAGACGACAACAGCGGCAGCGGAACAACTCCCGCCGGCTGGACCAACGACAATGCCAATCCACAGACACGCGTAGAATACGGCAGGCTCGAGATGCCGAGAATATCCAATGACGACGAGCATCTCGTACTCATACACAAGACTGCCGACTATAAATTCGACGCATACGGAGTCAACTATTCCGTTGAGTGGGACTGCACCAAGAAAGCACCGCGCTGGATAGCATACCAGATGCACAAGGGCTACGGCGGAACGGCAGGACGCGTATCGGACATCTTCCTCGAAGACCCCGACCTGCCCACCAGTGCACGATTCCCCGACACCAACTATCAGTACTCGGGCTCCGGATTCGACCGCGGACACATGTGTGCATCGGCTGACCGCCAGTATTCGCTGACAGCCAACCTGCAGACCTTCTACTACACTAACGCCTATCCCCAGTACAACAACTTCAATGCGGGAACCAACTACACAGGCGAATGGGTGAAGATGGAAGACCAACTCCGCACATGGACCGGCAACCTCGCCGCTACCGACACCATCTACGTCGTGAAAGGCGGAACCATCGAAGAGCCGAATGTCATCCGCTATCTCAAAGACGGACTCATCGTGCCGAAATACTTCTTCGTGGCACTGCTCAAGAAGACCCCGAAAGGCTACACACCTGGACTGGGACTGTGGTTCGAACACACCAACAGAATCCTCACCAGCGTCAACCTCGCCAAGAATGCCATCAACATCCGCGAGCTGGAAAGCCTTACCGGCATCGACTTCTTCTGCAACCTGCCCGACCCCGTGGAGGAAGCAGTAGAAACCATGAGTCTTGACCACGTCATGGAATCATGGGGACTGAGCCTGAACAACGAATAA
- a CDS encoding C10 family peptidase: MKRIFTLAVLFLFTMIAFAGNVSEQQALQKAMAFLKANNRSGINVKAKTAAHKAPRKAQAAASSYYYVFNLENSQGFVIVSGDDRTEAILGYADNGTFDANNIPSNVKYLLDGYIEEMEWMEENGYTGVQTAPQQVSTTVVAPLLKSQWNQGAPYYNLCPMLSGRRSVTGCVATAMAQIMYYHKWPTGTVAKINGYTCDSGAKVDTLQATTFDWSNMTDIYNSYSSSASRTAVAKLMAYCGSAVRMNYHPNGSGAVSYNVVSALKNNFGYASSVQYVSRAGYSVEEWDALITNELVNNRPVYYSGSTSSNEGHAFVCDGRRADGMFHINWGWGGSMDGYYRLSLLDPSSQGIGGSSTGSKFSMRQAAIVGISKTAVTVPTQNETISVGRQSIKNTREYTRTSTSANFSNITIAVPFSLLSGTYNVQSVGLALYQNGTYSSLLTSKNIYVYNTSMYAAGPSEFTIEFGSGLSNGTYQIVPVVYRSSSSQWVKVAQADKNYIEAVINGTKLNLKIYPQGDFQVTNTSFTDKNLIVNFVNNTEEYNGYIYMFKEGGSDWGEEIVAVPAESSDKVNIYVDDETFTENEAFFLSTDYYRREYFYTNLSAANTNVTKTIDLLNANEEKTAVYGKTIRFKVALTNTGTGDYHHRLITELYDATNTTTAIATNKQVVDVPAGETVTVEQEFALTDAQMGKTYLIKAAHVNGSSNVYLSTNQFDVEYGATAWDAQGNVMSIPATDGAFIVPETVVAIDLRVVGTTNITPNSNPNTIYLLESVPTSLKGKNVMNSLGRTGTLTLHDGYPYYIPQQLQAKKVYYKRTFTADEAGSWTTIALPFAPNAVRDDTGNKALTWHTSEADTGKDFWIQELSSVSGNNLTFTNIATFTANRPYIISVPETLAGKTISFQKVSTVFFDVVPAAITHTVGQVTLYGVCGDTDVSGKYVLRNDKFMKAGSSAGAKGALKAGANTTAAPFRVYATMEGSSYDQLLINSSHTTAIRTINTDEMHADGNETWYTINGVRLNSRPTTKGVYIVNGKKVVVK, encoded by the coding sequence ATGAAAAGAATTTTCACGCTTGCAGTGTTGTTCCTCTTCACGATGATTGCCTTTGCGGGCAACGTCAGTGAGCAGCAGGCACTGCAAAAGGCGATGGCTTTTTTGAAAGCCAACAACCGTTCAGGTATCAATGTGAAAGCGAAGACGGCAGCGCATAAAGCCCCGCGAAAGGCGCAGGCTGCAGCCAGTTCGTACTATTACGTTTTCAATCTGGAGAATAGCCAAGGTTTTGTGATTGTCTCCGGCGACGACCGCACGGAAGCCATCCTGGGCTATGCAGATAACGGCACGTTTGATGCGAACAACATTCCTTCGAATGTGAAATATCTTCTCGACGGCTATATCGAGGAGATGGAGTGGATGGAAGAGAACGGCTATACGGGTGTGCAGACTGCTCCGCAGCAGGTTTCCACCACAGTTGTTGCACCACTGCTGAAGAGCCAGTGGAACCAAGGTGCTCCCTACTATAATCTCTGTCCGATGCTCAGCGGAAGGCGCTCTGTGACAGGCTGTGTGGCTACGGCGATGGCGCAGATCATGTATTACCACAAGTGGCCCACAGGAACAGTCGCTAAGATTAACGGATACACCTGTGACAGCGGTGCAAAGGTAGATACGTTACAGGCTACGACGTTCGACTGGAGCAACATGACCGATATCTATAACAGCTATTCGTCGTCAGCCAGCCGTACGGCAGTTGCGAAGCTGATGGCATATTGCGGTTCGGCGGTCAGAATGAACTATCATCCCAACGGTTCGGGCGCTGTTTCCTATAATGTGGTCAGTGCGCTGAAAAACAATTTTGGCTATGCCAGTTCCGTGCAATACGTCAGCCGCGCCGGCTATTCGGTTGAGGAATGGGATGCGCTGATTACGAACGAACTTGTGAACAATCGTCCGGTGTATTACTCGGGCAGTACCTCCTCGAATGAGGGGCACGCCTTCGTTTGTGACGGGCGCCGCGCCGACGGCATGTTTCACATCAACTGGGGATGGGGCGGTTCAATGGATGGCTATTACCGTCTGTCACTGCTCGATCCATCTTCACAGGGAATCGGCGGAAGCTCTACGGGTTCAAAGTTCTCGATGCGACAGGCAGCAATTGTCGGTATTTCAAAGACGGCGGTGACGGTACCCACTCAGAATGAGACGATATCTGTGGGCAGACAGAGCATCAAAAATACGCGCGAATATACCCGTACCAGCACCAGTGCGAACTTCTCGAATATTACAATAGCCGTGCCGTTTAGCCTGTTGAGTGGAACTTATAATGTTCAAAGTGTCGGTTTGGCACTCTATCAAAACGGAACATATTCCAGCCTGCTGACCAGTAAGAATATCTATGTTTATAATACGTCCATGTACGCGGCGGGACCATCGGAGTTCACTATCGAGTTCGGCTCCGGTTTGTCAAACGGCACCTATCAGATTGTGCCCGTCGTCTATCGCAGTAGTTCCAGCCAGTGGGTGAAAGTTGCTCAGGCAGACAAAAACTATATCGAGGCAGTCATCAACGGCACAAAACTGAACCTTAAAATCTATCCGCAGGGCGATTTCCAGGTGACCAACACCAGTTTCACCGACAAAAACCTGATTGTCAACTTCGTGAACAATACGGAGGAATACAACGGATACATCTATATGTTCAAGGAAGGAGGCTCTGATTGGGGAGAAGAGATTGTTGCCGTTCCGGCAGAGAGTTCGGATAAGGTCAATATCTATGTGGATGATGAAACGTTCACGGAGAACGAGGCTTTCTTCCTCTCGACCGACTACTATAGGCGGGAATATTTCTACACGAACCTCAGCGCTGCAAATACAAATGTGACAAAGACGATTGACTTGCTCAATGCCAATGAGGAAAAGACTGCCGTCTATGGAAAGACGATACGCTTCAAAGTGGCGTTGACCAATACGGGAACGGGCGACTATCACCACCGGCTGATAACGGAGTTGTACGACGCTACCAATACCACCACCGCCATAGCCACCAACAAGCAGGTTGTGGACGTGCCGGCAGGAGAGACGGTGACGGTGGAGCAGGAGTTCGCTCTGACCGATGCGCAGATGGGTAAGACATATCTGATAAAGGCAGCACACGTGAACGGCTCAAGCAATGTGTATCTCTCAACCAACCAGTTCGATGTGGAATACGGAGCCACAGCATGGGATGCGCAAGGAAATGTGATGAGTATTCCTGCAACCGACGGGGCGTTTATCGTGCCGGAGACAGTCGTTGCCATCGACCTGCGTGTAGTAGGAACCACAAACATCACGCCGAACAGCAACCCGAATACCATCTACCTGCTGGAAAGCGTGCCCACAAGCCTGAAAGGAAAGAACGTGATGAATTCGTTGGGACGAACGGGAACGTTGACTCTGCATGACGGCTATCCGTACTATATCCCGCAACAACTTCAAGCCAAAAAGGTTTATTATAAACGCACATTCACTGCCGACGAGGCTGGCAGCTGGACGACGATAGCCTTGCCGTTCGCTCCAAATGCGGTGAGAGATGACACGGGTAACAAGGCGCTTACTTGGCACACAAGCGAAGCTGACACGGGGAAAGACTTCTGGATACAGGAACTGAGCAGCGTGTCGGGGAATAATCTGACGTTTACAAACATTGCCACTTTCACGGCAAACCGCCCCTACATCATCTCAGTGCCGGAAACGTTGGCAGGAAAGACCATTTCCTTCCAGAAAGTTTCTACCGTATTCTTCGATGTAGTTCCCGCAGCCATCACGCATACCGTCGGACAGGTGACGCTCTACGGTGTATGCGGCGATACGGATGTCAGCGGAAAGTATGTCCTCAGAAACGATAAATTCATGAAGGCTGGCAGCAGTGCCGGTGCGAAGGGCGCCCTGAAAGCAGGTGCCAATACGACGGCAGCTCCGTTCCGGGTTTATGCGACGATGGAGGGCAGCAGCTACGACCAACTGCTCATCAACTCCTCGCACACGACGGCAATACGCACCATCAATACAGACGAAATGCACGCCGACGGCAACGAGACGTGGTACACCATCAACGGCGTGCGGCTCAACAGCCGTCCGACGACGAAGGGTGTATATATCGTGAATGGAAAGAAAGTCGTGGTTAAGTGA
- a CDS encoding DUF4302 domain-containing protein has translation MKKILSLSLLFCMALLFSGCVGEEKDLFDSTAAERLQQTQKKYTEYLEGTTWAMEYYPIVSYTAPKGLGYLMLVRFNDNGTVNIGMKNSVSGNQYVEDTSLWEVITDQGMVLSFNSHNNVLHTFSDPGLLSTGTGYEGDYEFVMVNVPEDGEYVMLKGKKRGTYIRLTRLPYDTDFETYLTDLEQFKNRCFGSTFPNFAQLNMGEYHYYMKSVSSGMPETYPVGGDAITETTVHPYLLTQKDGKYYFRFRETYIMSDEVQQQEFVYDEEADVFRGTENAEYTISGEDAGGFFLRKMVENGQSWTMTASSSMSDKMKTYITELSTQYATKRFTFNNIVFLYDSSEETFKCRIVYRAATAPRNRTDIFNFTGTQDDATHVTLGYVGPANTAAETNYGQFSALVDLMNLLSQQFVVSPEGGNNFNMNKVRLTSASDPDIWFVL, from the coding sequence ATGAAAAAAATATTGTCATTGTCACTGCTTTTCTGCATGGCGCTGCTCTTTTCGGGATGTGTAGGTGAAGAGAAAGACCTCTTTGATAGTACTGCGGCAGAGCGCCTGCAGCAGACGCAGAAGAAATATACAGAATATCTTGAAGGTACGACTTGGGCGATGGAGTATTATCCCATTGTTTCTTATACCGCACCGAAAGGCTTGGGTTACCTGATGCTTGTCCGTTTCAACGATAACGGAACGGTGAACATCGGAATGAAAAACTCAGTCAGTGGTAATCAATATGTTGAAGACACCTCTTTGTGGGAGGTGATTACAGACCAGGGCATGGTGCTCTCGTTCAACTCCCACAACAATGTGCTGCACACCTTCTCCGACCCGGGACTCCTTTCCACAGGTACGGGATATGAAGGCGACTATGAGTTTGTCATGGTCAATGTGCCAGAGGACGGAGAGTATGTGATGCTTAAAGGAAAGAAACGCGGTACTTATATCCGTCTCACCCGCTTGCCATATGACACGGATTTCGAGACCTATCTCACCGACCTTGAGCAGTTCAAGAACCGTTGCTTTGGCTCGACCTTCCCGAACTTTGCGCAGCTGAACATGGGAGAATATCACTATTATATGAAAAGTGTAAGTTCGGGAATGCCTGAGACCTATCCCGTAGGTGGCGACGCAATCACCGAGACGACAGTTCACCCATATCTCCTTACGCAGAAAGACGGAAAATACTATTTCCGCTTCCGTGAAACCTATATCATGAGCGACGAGGTGCAGCAGCAGGAATTCGTTTATGATGAGGAGGCAGATGTGTTCCGTGGAACAGAAAATGCTGAATATACAATCTCTGGAGAAGATGCAGGAGGATTCTTCCTGCGCAAGATGGTTGAGAACGGACAGAGCTGGACGATGACGGCATCTTCCTCTATGTCTGACAAGATGAAAACGTATATCACTGAGTTGAGTACGCAGTATGCTACCAAAAGATTTACGTTCAACAATATAGTCTTCTTGTACGACTCATCAGAAGAGACGTTCAAGTGCAGAATCGTCTATCGTGCAGCGACGGCTCCGCGTAACCGAACAGACATCTTCAACTTCACAGGAACGCAAGACGATGCAACCCACGTGACACTGGGCTATGTCGGTCCGGCAAATACTGCTGCAGAAACCAATTATGGGCAGTTCAGCGCACTGGTAGATTTGATGAATCTCCTGTCTCAGCAGTTTGTCGTATCTCCTGAGGGTGGCAACAACTTCAACATGAACAAAGTCCGTCTGACAAGTGCTTCAGACCCAGACATCTGGTTCGTCTTGTAA
- a CDS encoding substrate import-associated zinc metallohydrolase lipoprotein has translation MKKLIIYSIVALLSFNVASCSDDDLGATIFDTTEYPLDRTVFTFPLDTFLKVNFQEPYNLRYLYKLQDIGSDMDYNLIPCSYEQSVNLAVLNKYLWYDVYKKIVGEQFLKKYSPRVIHLIGSPAYNPTSGTITLGTAEGGLKITLYNAENLTPDNLEMTNEYFFKTMHHEFGHILNQNENRPTEFDLISNTFYNTAGWQDTPDSVALGQGFVSKYASSQAREDWVEVIANYIVKDTVTWENMLNGATKSWELATDVPAERFASYFVNGTTSVDADPTTWRLKPGIHRDSVGYWHRNGTTSGDVVATYQVVRKYIQRDASGYAVPDAEGNIVYLSIVDKTNQENGRDVILKKLQMTREWLMERFNYDLDAVRYEVQRRQYMHDDNDKLMLDEEGKPVNKLTYVRADGTTLLEELRQEVEKYKALMP, from the coding sequence ATGAAAAAGCTAATAATTTATTCCATAGTAGCCCTGTTGTCTTTCAATGTGGCATCATGCTCTGATGATGATTTGGGAGCTACAATCTTTGATACGACAGAGTATCCGTTAGATAGAACCGTGTTTACTTTCCCGCTTGATACGTTCCTGAAAGTAAACTTCCAAGAGCCATACAACCTGCGCTACCTGTACAAGTTGCAGGATATCGGTTCCGATATGGACTATAACCTGATTCCATGTTCTTATGAGCAGAGTGTCAACCTGGCTGTGCTCAACAAGTATCTTTGGTATGACGTATATAAGAAAATCGTAGGCGAACAATTCTTGAAGAAGTATAGTCCGCGCGTGATTCACTTGATTGGCTCACCAGCCTACAACCCGACTTCCGGTACGATAACGCTGGGAACGGCAGAAGGTGGTCTGAAGATTACACTTTACAATGCAGAGAATCTGACTCCCGACAATCTGGAGATGACCAACGAGTATTTCTTTAAGACGATGCACCATGAGTTTGGACACATCCTCAACCAGAACGAGAATCGTCCGACAGAGTTCGACTTGATTTCAAACACCTTCTACAACACCGCCGGCTGGCAAGACACGCCAGACTCCGTGGCGTTGGGACAGGGATTTGTGTCTAAGTATGCCTCTTCTCAGGCACGTGAAGACTGGGTTGAAGTGATTGCCAACTACATCGTGAAAGATACCGTCACATGGGAGAACATGTTGAATGGTGCAACGAAGAGCTGGGAATTGGCAACCGACGTGCCGGCAGAGCGTTTTGCAAGCTATTTCGTGAATGGGACAACCAGCGTTGATGCTGATCCTACAACTTGGAGACTGAAGCCCGGAATCCATCGCGACTCTGTCGGCTACTGGCACCGGAACGGAACAACCAGTGGCGATGTCGTTGCCACCTATCAGGTCGTGCGTAAATATATCCAGCGCGATGCCAGTGGCTATGCCGTGCCTGATGCAGAAGGAAACATCGTCTATCTGAGCATTGTTGATAAAACCAATCAAGAAAACGGACGTGACGTGATTCTGAAGAAGTTGCAGATGACCCGCGAATGGCTGATGGAGCGTTTCAATTACGACCTGGATGCCGTGCGCTATGAGGTACAGCGTCGTCAGTATATGCATGACGATAATGACAAGCTGATGCTTGACGAAGAAGGAAAGCCAGTCAATAAGCTGACCTATGTTCGCGCTGACGGTACGACACTGTTGGAGGAATTACGCCAAGAAGTTGAGAAATATAAGGCACTGATGCCTTGA
- a CDS encoding RagB/SusD family nutrient uptake outer membrane protein — MKAIRFVTIACCSIAMLMSSCTDSFLDKVPDERVELINEDQVLQLLGTAYSTGNYGWVCEASSDNIIDINAPYRATQSNGTQVDVRFNLTSYNRMDEELYCFEPVKSSTGNDSPSSIWERGYKAIAVANHAIEILDRLKEENGGVETKKMTAAYGEAYMTRAYHHFILVNIFSQAYKDDAASQKDLGVPYVTTPEDRVLVSYDRSTVTETYNRIEEDMLKGLERINDVYYAKPKWHFNINAAHAFAARFYLYKREYDKVIEHANAVLGEGTANLPSMLMNLEGFDDATTVTDRAEIWQGPTEPNNLLLVATYSLQWRRSVGYRFATAGNALRDIYGHLGPNWTYYWYPTAGIADGYFWDGNSDHGYKSSRIAERFEYSDKVAGIGYAHIIRRELTCSELLLNRAEAKLLGNHDIDGCVEDLIAYEESRQSYSEKTKASRATGLRPLTKANIESWYINPEHSNTFLNWDFTQNMSSSFVIPSDVTVYMNCINDMRRYETAWMGLRFFDLKRFGMEILHTFGPDAIEYRLAWNDPRRAIELPQEVLMAGLESSQPETVTPGDGNNSTAADNKVQKK, encoded by the coding sequence ATGAAAGCGATTAGATTTGTAACTATAGCATGTTGTTCTATTGCAATGTTGATGTCCTCATGCACCGACAGTTTCTTGGATAAAGTTCCAGACGAGCGTGTTGAGCTGATTAACGAAGATCAGGTTCTTCAGCTGTTGGGTACGGCCTACTCTACAGGAAACTATGGCTGGGTATGCGAGGCTTCCAGCGATAATATAATAGACATCAATGCACCGTATAGAGCAACTCAAAGTAACGGAACACAGGTTGACGTGCGTTTCAACCTTACTTCTTACAATCGTATGGATGAGGAGTTGTATTGTTTCGAACCCGTAAAATCTTCAACAGGTAATGATTCACCGTCTTCTATCTGGGAACGTGGATATAAGGCTATTGCCGTAGCAAACCACGCCATTGAGATTCTGGATCGCCTCAAGGAAGAGAACGGTGGGGTAGAGACGAAAAAGATGACAGCAGCGTATGGGGAAGCATACATGACCCGTGCCTACCATCATTTTATCCTCGTGAATATCTTCTCACAAGCCTATAAGGACGATGCTGCCAGTCAGAAAGACCTTGGTGTTCCTTATGTGACAACGCCGGAAGACCGCGTATTGGTTTCTTATGACCGTAGCACCGTGACAGAGACTTACAACCGGATAGAAGAAGATATGCTTAAAGGTCTTGAGCGCATCAACGACGTTTACTATGCAAAACCTAAATGGCATTTCAATATAAATGCCGCCCACGCTTTTGCTGCCCGCTTCTATCTCTACAAGCGCGAGTATGACAAAGTGATAGAGCATGCCAATGCCGTTTTGGGCGAAGGAACAGCCAATCTTCCATCAATGCTGATGAATCTTGAAGGCTTTGATGATGCAACGACCGTGACGGACCGTGCCGAAATATGGCAGGGACCAACTGAGCCTAACAACCTGTTGCTCGTTGCCACCTATTCCTTGCAGTGGAGACGCTCTGTGGGATATCGTTTCGCAACGGCAGGAAATGCACTCCGCGACATCTATGGCCACTTAGGTCCCAACTGGACATATTACTGGTATCCCACGGCAGGTATTGCGGACGGATATTTCTGGGATGGAAACAGCGACCACGGATATAAGAGCTCACGCATTGCCGAACGCTTCGAATATTCAGACAAGGTGGCAGGTATCGGTTATGCACACATTATTCGCCGAGAACTTACTTGCTCAGAGCTGTTGCTTAACCGCGCAGAAGCAAAGTTGTTGGGAAATCATGACATTGACGGCTGTGTAGAGGATTTGATTGCTTATGAGGAAAGCCGTCAGTCATATTCGGAAAAGACCAAGGCAAGTAGAGCCACAGGATTGCGCCCGCTGACCAAGGCAAACATCGAAAGCTGGTATATCAACCCCGAACATAGTAATACGTTCCTGAACTGGGATTTCACGCAAAACATGAGTTCCAGCTTCGTTATCCCTTCTGATGTGACCGTGTACATGAACTGTATCAACGACATGCGTCGTTATGAAACAGCATGGATGGGACTCCGTTTCTTCGACCTGAAGCGTTTCGGAATGGAGATTTTGCATACGTTCGGTCCTGATGCAATCGAATACCGATTGGCATGGAATGACCCACGTCGGGCGATAGAACTTCCTCAGGAAGTGTTGATGGCAGGCTTGGAGTCTTCTCAACCGGAAACAGTTACTCCGGGTGACGGAAACAACTCCACTGCTGCAGATAATAAGGTTCAAAAAAAATAA